The nucleotide sequence AAACGGACTCGTCGCCAACCAATCCGGCTCAGTACGCTGAAAGGCCACATTTTCAGCAAAGCGATCGCACATTTCCCGTGCAACCTCCTCCACGTCTGACTGCAAAATCACCCGTCCACCCGTTGGCAAAAAGCTTGCCAAGGCTTGCACCAGTTCTGGCTGTACGACCCGACGTTTTTGGTGACGCTTCTTAAACCACGGATCGGGAAACTGAATACTCACTTGTTGCAAAGTATCCGGCGGCAAAGTCTGGAGCAACTCAGCCAGGGAAGCATTGGCATTACAAAACAAAAAATGTAAGTTGGTGAGTCCGGCGCGATCTCGCTGTTGCTGAGCATAATCCACCAGCGGAGCCCGAATTTCCAGTCCCAAAAAGTTCCAGTCTGGCTGTAGTGCCGCCATCTGGTTAATAAAGTGGCCCTTGGCGCAACCAATATCGATATGCAAAGACTGATGTGGATTTTGGTAAATCTCGGCCCAGTCCAATGCCTCAACCTTAGTCTGGTACTTATAGCTAAGGGGATTCACATGTTGCCGAACGCGGACAGCCGCCACCACAGACTCCTAAATTACTTACAGATATCTACCCTACAGCAAACCTCAGTCCTTGGAAAAAGGCCGCTCGTCAGGCTAATTCAATCAACTCAAGTACAGATAATTCACAGGTCTGGGCTTAGCTGATAGAATAAAAGACTTGCGAATCCAAGATCAGTTCACTAGGATCGAGGTCTTGTCATTTTCAGTCGTTGTCAATTCTAAGCAGTCAAACATCCATGATTAAGTTGCGTCTAAAGCGATTTGGTAAAAAGCGTGAAGTCAGCTACCGTATCGTCGCCATGCCTAGCCAAGCTCGCCGTGATGGCCGTCCCCTCGCTGAGTTGGGCTATTACAACCCCCGCACCGATGAAACGCGGTTAGAGGTGCCGGAAATCGTTAGCTGGCTACAAAAAGGCGCTCAGCCCACGCCAACCGTGCGCAGCATTTTGCAAAAAGCCAGCGTGTTTGATCAGCTGAAGTAAATTCTATCCCCGGCGCAGGCTGTGTTTCCTGTTGAGCCGCACTGCTAACCCCATGAAATAAGCTGCAATGGCTGAAAAACCAGACTATGAGGGCCTAGTCAGCTACCTGATGAAGCCCTTCCTCGACTCTCCTGAAGCACTCAAAACTGACATCGAGCGTGTCACTGGCAAGTCTCGGGTAACTTTGAGAGTCGCCTTTTCACCAGAAGATCGCGGTCGCATGTTTGGGCGAGGTGGTCGTAACATCCAAGCCATCCGCACGGTCTTGCAAGCGACGGCGGCTTTATATGACGAACGAGTATCTCTCGACGTTTATGGCGAGTCGGCTCACAAATCGCGCAATGATGATGAAGGTGGCGGTTCCCGTCGTCGTCGCCCGCCCCGCCGCGGCGGCGATCGCCCCGCGCCACCGCGTAAGAAATAACTGTTCTATTGACGCCGAGATGCCTCTGCATGCAGCAGACCGCCCACATCGATTTATCTTCCTCTGAAAGCGCGATCGCGCTTTCTGGTCAACAGAACGACAACATTAAGTTCATCGCCGAGCAAACCGGAGTCAAAGTTGCCCTGCGAGGTCGTGATTTATTGCTATCGGGCACGGCAAAAGGGGTTGAGCTTGCCCAAAAAATTGTTCGTGCTTTAGAGCCGTTATGGAGCGAAGGTACGATTATCAGTCGGGCTGATATTCTGACGGCGCGTCAAGCCATTAACACTGACCAGCTAGACGAACTGCGGGCCATTCAAAGCGAAACCGTTACCCGCACCCGACGCGGGGAGATCATCAGGGCCAAAACTTTTCGCCAGCGGCAATACATCCAAGCGCTTAGAAAGCACGATCTGATTTTTTGCAGTGGGCCAGCGGGCACAGGCAAAACTTTTTTGGCCGCAATGGTCGGCGTACAAGCGTTGCTCAACGACGAATATGAGCGCTTGATCTTGACTCGTCCCGCCGTCGAAGCGGGCGAGCGCCTGGGTTTTTTACCCGGTGATTTGCAGCAAAAGGTGAATCCGTATTTGCGGCCCCTCTACGATGCGCTGCACGAGCTAATTGACCCCGAAAAAATTCCAAGTCTGATGGAGCGCGGCGTCATCGAAGTCGCGCCGCTCGCCTATATGCGGGGCCGTACTTTGAGTAACGCCTTCGTGATTTTGGACGAAGCGCAAAATACCACCCCAGCCCAAATGAAAATGGTGCTAACGCGATTGGGCTTTCAGTCGCGCATGGTGATTACCGGCGACACGACGCAGACTGATTTGCCGACCACTCAAACCTCAGGCATGGCAGTGGCCCAAAATATTCTCGCCTCCGTCGAGGGGATTGCTTTTTGCAAGCTGACTCAAGCAGACGTCGTGCGCCATCCGCTGGTGCAGCGCATTGTCGCCGCCTACGAAAAGTACGAAACAACTCGCCCTCGTCGTCAAAACGCTGGCTAAGCGGTTGTGTATTTGCTCAAGACAGCTGAGGGCGGAGAACGTAATACTCTGCCAAACGCTGTTGGAACTGATGCCAATGAGTTTGCAAGTCGGCCTGATCGAGCCAAAAGGTTTGCGCTGGCGCATCATCAAGAGCGATCGCAATGAGTGCCCCCTCAATCTTCAGACCCGTGGCCTCATACACCTGGTCCACCGCCTGGGCATAGGCGCTGACCTGCAGACAGTAATCGCTGATCCACTCGCGCTTTTTGGGCTTAATCGCCGTCTTCCAGTCGCAGACACACAGTTTGCCCTGATAGGTCATCACTGCATCCGGAAAGCCCACATACCCGGCATCGTGCCACACCGCCCCCTCCACCAGTAGCGCCTCTTCTACCTGATTGAGAATGGGCCACATCGACTCCCAGTAACCACCGATATCTGCGGGAATATCAACAGCATTGCCCTGCAGAAACGCCGCAATTTGCTTGTGCAGGCGGGTGCCCGCTGATGAGGCCTTGTTGGAGATTGATTGAGCCGCTTCCTGACCAATCCGCTGCCGCCACTCATAGAGCGCCTTTCTCGCTTCGGCTGGCTTCGTGACTGAGAGCACCGTCGTCACTCCCGGATACCGATAGCCATTGATTTCGTAAACCCGCCGACGATTTACCCGAACCGTTTTGGCCTGATACCGCTGTAGTTGCAAACGAGAACTCCTGTATTGGAGGACTTCATACGCCTCATCTATCAGGGCGATCAAGAAGAGTAATTAGGACAGCGCCAATGGCAAATACCTCTAAACATGCCGACCAAGAGTTCTCCCAAAATAAAGACACACGCCGCTCAAACGTACAGAGCAAATTCCAAACATCATCGAATCATGTAAAAAACAAAGCACTTAGTAACTAAGCAACCTTACTCAACAGCAAAGCAAGGAAGACATACAGAAATGCGCTGTAAATCAAACAGACTCTTAGTCAAGCTCACCCAAAGCTGGAGGCATATCGGCAATCCCTCCTCCCGCTTTATTCAACGAATGACTCGAAAAAGAATCAGACAAGTGCGTACAAGCTGAAATTGCGAAAGTAACTAAAAAGCCGCAAACGAGGATAAGTACATACTTTCTATCTAATAGTCCGCGCATAACCCACCTAAAATGTGGTTAGTAAGTACACAAGTAAGCTAATCGTCGTCGGAGACAGCAACCGCTCACATTGATTGCTTCAACACCTGACAAGCATTGCCCGTAAAGATAGAGCGTCAGCTTCGAAGCCAATAAGAATATCCTGCAGCGAGCCTATTATATGCCAATGGTGAATCACTTGCCACACTTTTTACGTCAATTCACGAAAGTCGAATACAGTTTGTTTGAACTACATTTGGGTGCGGCGAAATAAAAATCAGTCCCTTACTGAGAGTCACTTAACTGACTCAGAGGCACATGAGTCTATATTGCAGGTGCTCAGTCTTACCTTGGTTATAGATGTGTATGCGGAGATTCTACCGAGAGGAGACCGAAAGCACTCCTTAAATTCAGGATAAGCCGATTTCCAGGAACGCAGAGGATGTTGAATATTCCACAAAAGGCACCCCACTTGCTCAAAAGAAGTGAGCAAATGGGGCGTAGTTGATATCGTAATACCAAGAACCTTTCCTGGAATGGCAACCGCAGGCCTACCGAGTTAAATAGCACTAAGTGTTTTGATAATCTGCAACGACAACAAAATATCAGAATCTTGTTGGTGGCATACTACCGGAATAGGGTGGTGGCATTCTCCCAATGCCCCCGCCAGTTGCATTAAAACTGTCTGCTCCTTTAAAGATTTCCTTGGAAACACCAAACGAAACCAATAAAAATGTTGATGCTAGAACACTGCCCAGTAGAACAAGAAATGATCTGCTCATAGGTTTTGGTGAGTGCAACTCACTGATTCGTTGGACATGCCGATAGTAAATAGAATGCTGCCCATAAACCATCTCAGAAAACTCAGCTAACTTCAGGCGTTTTTTCAGGATCACCAATTAACGGGTTAAGTATGCACCCAAACAGTCTTTCGCTTAACTAGATCCACTGAGAGGGGATTGTTGCAAAGGACACGTCAATGCACAAGGATAAGCTGCATAACTGTCAGAATCTAATGCAGATGCAGTTAAAAGCGGCTTCAAAATGCGGTTGTTATTGAGGCTAATACCAGCACCTTCGTAATAGTTAGTATTGATTTCTGTAAGCTTACTTTCGATCATATTAAGAGCGTCAGGAGTCGACATTCCTCCATAGCGATGTAAAAGAGCAAAAGCCAAGGCAGTATTAAAGTTGATCCTGTCAGGAATGAAGTTTTTTTCGTCATACATCCAATTAATCCAAGCCATAGCTTCTTCACTGGTATCTTGCTTAACAAAATCAATCAGTTGAAAAGCAGTTTCGCCATCTTCAATAGCTATACGAGCATACTTTAGAGCGGATATCTCATCGCATTCCACATCGCTAGCAATCAGATAGGCATACTGAGAGTAGTGATATTTAGCAATTTGGGCACCCAGATCTTTTTCAATACTTGAATCCTGAATTAAATGAAAACGTTCGCCTATATTACTGGCCTGCCTACGAATTTGCTGGCATGGATTAGCATTTTCTTCCATCTCGTCTAGTCTTTCCCAGTCGTTTGAGAGTAATGCCAGCTCTTTGTGTAATTTATCGAGTTGATTAATCTGTGGCGATCTTGGGTCGTCGATAACGAGGGACGCAGGATTCAGTAAATAAATAAGGACGAAGACAGCAATCGCTCCTCCAGCCTTTACGATGCCAGATATATTTACGTTGATCAGTCCTGGTATAATCGCAGCAACGCCCGCAGCTGCAAGCGCTAATACCACCCGAAATACAAAAAACTGAAAAGCAGTTGGGTTTGGTGTCCGAAAGGCGATACCAAGTAAAGCGACAATCAAACTAGCTCCAAACAAAAAAGCCAGGATTAATTGAAGCAGTCCGTACTTATCCGACGAGTTTGGATCTGGTTGGCCGTTATGGTTGTTGCTCATCTCGCACCCAGTCAATCGAAAACATAGAGTAAAACCACTAACAAAACTCGTAAAGTGTTTTGCCTTGTCACACAAAGCGAAGAATTTTAGGATCAGGCTTCAGGCAGACGTCTAGTCGCAATCTTAACTGCTAAGACTGTTTCATACAAGGAGAATGGAGGCACTGAAAAATATTCAATTTTCTCTAGTAAAACCTTCTGTAATGATTATATCGATTTGATTGAAGCGACTTTATCTTTCTCCTTGCCATTTCAACGTTTTCTCTACTGAACCGGGGCTTCGACGTAGAAAAAGATTATCAACGTGCATCTGCCCCAGACCTTAAAGCCGATTTTGTGCATAGATCCTTACATCAGCAACCAGGAGTAATCCCAACAATTGTGCTCGCTAACAAGCACAATTGTTGGGATTACTTGAACGCTAATCGTAGTGCAATAGTCTAACCAGACTGACTATTTATGGATGAACAGCATGGATGAATAGCGGAACAATCGAAAAAAGGTGAGGGTGATTAAGCCTCTAAATCATTAAATCCAACACCACTGGGCGATGGTCAGAGCCAATATCCGGGCCAATCTGGACGCGCCCGACCGTCAACTCTGGACTGACCAACCCGTGGTCAATGGGAATAGCGAGCCAGGGCGTCAACCAGCTAGGGAGAGGCGGAAAAGATTCAGCGCTTGGCCAACTGGGCAAAATGCCAAAGCCGTGGCGGACGTTTTTGAGTCCTGTTTGCTGCTGCCAACGCCGATAATAGGGCGACCACATCGTAATGTTGAAATCGCCGATAACCACTTGGGGCAACTCGACGGTTTGGAGGTATTGGCCTAGCTGCTCAAGCTGTCGATTGCGAGACTGAAAGTATTGGCGATTGACCGGCGGCAGAGGATGGGTACCCACGATCGCCAATGACTCCCCTTGCACAGTAGTCGTCGCGACAATGCTGGGCATACTGTCAGCCGCAAAATTCACCATCTCCGCCGTAGTGAGCGGATAGCGGCTGTACAGCACCAGGCCGAAGTTGTCGTCACGGTCTTGACCCGCCATATGGGGCAGTTCTGCTTGAAGCGGAGAAAGTTGTTCAACCCAACGCGCATCAACCTCCATAAATAGTGCCAGGTCAGGATTAGTTTGCTGGGCCCATTGCAAAACTGCTTCAAAGTCGCGATTTTGGCGGTTTACGTTCGCAATCAGAATGCGGTAGTTGCCTGGTTCACTGGCGGCCACAAAATGGGGCGGCAGATACCAGGGCAAAAGTTGAGCCGTTAGGGCCGTGACGCAGAGGAGGCTAAGACAGAACGGTAGACGGCGACGAGTCAGTCCGATTGTTCCCATGCCCAGCACACTCAAGCCCCAGTATTGACGCTGAAAATGCGACAGCAGTTCTAGATATAGCGGCCAGCCAAAGTGACTGCTGATCAGAGCGATCGCCGTCACTACCCCAACGCCAACGAGCAGCCCCCAAGCGAGCAGATGGCCGAAACGCGATCGCGGTTGCCCCATAAACGCAAAAACCCTACTCACAGGAGTAGGGTACACAATCTGTTCATCGAATGACGCCTAAGCTGCGCCATTCGCGGCGATCGCATAATTACGAATCGCCTGAAGATTTTGGGTCAGGTCGTGACGCAAATGCCGCTCAATTAGCACGGCAGGAATGGCCCGAGGCGGACAAATCGTGATTTCGTAGTTCAAGCGAGTGCCCTGTTCAGCGTCTTCGGCTTGCTCTAGTTTCCACGCCCCCTCAAAAGATTTGAAGTCGCCTTCCACCATGGAGAAACCAATGCAATGGGGAAACTGCTCGGCCATATCGAGCACTACCCGCGCACAAAACTGAATATTAAGGAAACACTGAGAGCCGACCTGTTCTAGTAAGGTACGCGAGCCATCGGTCTCTAAGCGACGGCTGACTGTCAGGTTCGGGATGAAGCTGGACAAATTTTCGTAATCGGTCAAGATGCCCCATACTTGCTCGACCGAACAAGGAATGGAAATCGAAGCGAGAATCCGACGATGGCGGTGCGGCAGCTTTTCCGTCGCAATCGACAAATTACCTTCACTGGGGAGTTCCTCCACTGAAGGGTCGAGTTGAGTGTCTTCTACGGTTTCGAGCGGAGTGGCGTCAGTCATGATTGATGCTTGCCGATACCTACTGCATATTAGACCCAAATTTCCACGATTGATCAAGTCCATGGCCTGAACTCCACCTCAATTATGACTAACATTGAGTCGTTAATTCATAGCGTACTGTGGGGCTTGGTCGTCATATCACCGTGGAATCGCGGCAGTTTTAGCGGCAGCAACGTCCGGTTCCGTAAAATCCCTAATTTTGCTGCACGTCAGAAAATTATTGATTGTGCTGACTGCTGCCCCATGCGAAACATTTGCACTATAGTTTTGCTTAGGAGAATCCGGAATCCGCTATGACCGCAGATATGCTTCAAGTTGTCGGTACTGTGAAAGGCCCTGGTGAAAACGGCAACGAGTATTTGTTCATCACTGCTGATAATCGCGAGGTCAAAATTGGCGAATTCGTGGCCTATCAGGTGCAACAAGGGGACGAAACGCTCGATATCTTGGGCAAAATTGCCGATCGCCGGTTAATCGACCATCTACCTGATCGCATCTTTGCCGATACTGCAATCAGCCCTGAAGCGATCGCGGCCTTAGTCGGCTTTGCCTATCCTGATCCCGAAATCTACGAAGTCACCGTTACGGTCATCGGCTACTTCCATCCCGCCTTAGGATTCATCAATCCCCGACTGACGCCAGATCCGGGTGCCAAGGTCTATCGGGTCGATGACGCCACGCTGGTTCAGGTCGTGAACAAAAGGCAACCGGGGGAAATCGGTGGGGCGCATGTCGGCTCCCTGTTGCTGCGTCCGGGCGAAGCGGTACCCGTGGCGCTCGATGTGAAAGAACTGGTGAGTACCCACATGGCGATTCTCGCCGGGACGGGTTCCGGCAAATCGTACACGGCTGGGGTGCTGATCGAAGAGTTGCTGCGCCCTAACAATCGCGCTGCCGTTCTGGTGTTTGATCCCCATGGCGAATACGGCACACTGGGCGACATGCGAGGACATCCAGCCTTTCAAGGCGATGATGGCTATGCGCCCCAGGTCAAGGTACTAAAGCCGGAGGATATTCGCATTCGCATGTCCTCGCTGGATTATTACGATGTCATGACCCTGCTGCCGAATATGAGCGATCGCCAGCAGGCCATTCTCAGCAAGGCATTCAAGATTCTCAAGCGCCATCGCCACGGCGACTATCGCTGGGATGTGGAGGATCTGATTCGCGCGGTGAATGAAGCGGACACGAGCGAAGACGAGGACGGCAATCCCAAGATTGGGTCATCGGCGCCCGCGATCGAATGGAAACTAGAAAAGCTCGCCAGTTCCGACTATTTTCACCAGGCGGAACACTTGGCCCCAAAGGATTTGTTTGAGCCAGGGCAAGTAACCGTACTGCAAATGAACGAAATCAGTCAAGAAGAGCAGCAGGTCATTTGTGCGGCAGTCTTGCGGCAGAGCTATCAGGCACGCATGGGTACGGAAAAGCAAAACATCTCAGATGGAGATGAAAATTATTTGCCCTATCCGGTATTCATTTTGCTGGAAGAGTCGCACCGCTTTGCCCCCGCCCATGAACCGGCTCGCTGCAAGCAAGTGCTGCGGACCATTCTGAGTGAGGGGCGCAAGTTTGGCATGGGAGTGGGCCTGATTACCCAGCGTCCCGGCAAGTTGGACTCGGATGTGTTGTCGCAATGCATGAGCCAGTTTCTCATGCGCATTGTGAACCCAGTGGATCAGGAAAGTTTGAAATATGGCGTTGAAGCAGCAGGGCGAGATCTACTGAAAGAGCTGCCAGCCCTCACCAAAGGTCAGGTGATCATTTCAGGGGCCTGTGTGAACACTCCGGTGTTATGCCAAGTCCGCAAACGTCTCACCCAGCACGGTGGCGAGACGATGGATGCACCCCAAGATTGGCAACGATATTTTCAGCAGCACCACGCGCGCAAACGCAAAATCGAAAAATCCACTGTGGCTCGCCCCAGACCCGCCGAAACTGTCGGCGGCATCAGCATTGAGTAGCCTTGAGTCGAGCGATCGCCCCTACCCCCACACTTTCCTTCTCAGGCAAGCCTGCCGCCTGCATGAGTTGGAACCACTCCAGCAGATTGTCTAACTGCTTTTCGGGCTTGAGGCGCGAACGGTGGATTTGGCTCATTTTTTTGCTTAATCACAGTTCAAACTCTGTTTAAGCCACTTATGGCTCTTACTTACTCCGGCAAGGTCACCCTCACGTCACATTGCTTTAGGTCTACTGCCCATTTTACAAAGCGCTGATCAAACGTATACAACGTTTCACAGCTCTGACACTGGGCCAGATGTAGAGCATCGGCAAAATCCAATCCGGTCTCATGCCAACGCAATGCGAGGGCTAACTGGCTTCCGTTATCCACCCGCACGTTGGGCAACCCCAACACCTTTCTTAAGGCAGTGCAAATTGCTTTTGGCTGAAAGTCATACAGAGTCCGTAACACCCAAGCGGTTTCTAGGATCACGGTTGTAGGTATGAAAATCGTATCGGGGCTTTGAAACAGCTTTACACTTCGCTCGTATTGATCAGCATCATCCTGTGTGAGTAGCCGCACCAGCACGTTGGTATCGACTGCAATCATGACCACTGTTCCTTGAGGGTTTGGGCGAT is from Leptolyngbya iicbica LK and encodes:
- the rpsP gene encoding 30S ribosomal protein S16, which translates into the protein MIKLRLKRFGKKREVSYRIVAMPSQARRDGRPLAELGYYNPRTDETRLEVPEIVSWLQKGAQPTPTVRSILQKASVFDQLK
- a CDS encoding ATP-binding protein, yielding MTADMLQVVGTVKGPGENGNEYLFITADNREVKIGEFVAYQVQQGDETLDILGKIADRRLIDHLPDRIFADTAISPEAIAALVGFAYPDPEIYEVTVTVIGYFHPALGFINPRLTPDPGAKVYRVDDATLVQVVNKRQPGEIGGAHVGSLLLRPGEAVPVALDVKELVSTHMAILAGTGSGKSYTAGVLIEELLRPNNRAAVLVFDPHGEYGTLGDMRGHPAFQGDDGYAPQVKVLKPEDIRIRMSSLDYYDVMTLLPNMSDRQQAILSKAFKILKRHRHGDYRWDVEDLIRAVNEADTSEDEDGNPKIGSSAPAIEWKLEKLASSDYFHQAEHLAPKDLFEPGQVTVLQMNEISQEEQQVICAAVLRQSYQARMGTEKQNISDGDENYLPYPVFILLEESHRFAPAHEPARCKQVLRTILSEGRKFGMGVGLITQRPGKLDSDVLSQCMSQFLMRIVNPVDQESLKYGVEAAGRDLLKELPALTKGQVIISGACVNTPVLCQVRKRLTQHGGETMDAPQDWQRYFQQHHARKRKIEKSTVARPRPAETVGGISIE
- a CDS encoding PhoH family protein; this encodes MQQTAHIDLSSSESAIALSGQQNDNIKFIAEQTGVKVALRGRDLLLSGTAKGVELAQKIVRALEPLWSEGTIISRADILTARQAINTDQLDELRAIQSETVTRTRRGEIIRAKTFRQRQYIQALRKHDLIFCSGPAGTGKTFLAAMVGVQALLNDEYERLILTRPAVEAGERLGFLPGDLQQKVNPYLRPLYDALHELIDPEKIPSLMERGVIEVAPLAYMRGRTLSNAFVILDEAQNTTPAQMKMVLTRLGFQSRMVITGDTTQTDLPTTQTSGMAVAQNILASVEGIAFCKLTQADVVRHPLVQRIVAAYEKYETTRPRRQNAG
- a CDS encoding PD-(D/E)XK nuclease family protein; translation: MQLQRYQAKTVRVNRRRVYEINGYRYPGVTTVLSVTKPAEARKALYEWRQRIGQEAAQSISNKASSAGTRLHKQIAAFLQGNAVDIPADIGGYWESMWPILNQVEEALLVEGAVWHDAGYVGFPDAVMTYQGKLCVCDWKTAIKPKKREWISDYCLQVSAYAQAVDQVYEATGLKIEGALIAIALDDAPAQTFWLDQADLQTHWHQFQQRLAEYYVLRPQLS
- a CDS encoding type II toxin-antitoxin system VapC family toxin; the encoded protein is MIAVDTNVLVRLLTQDDADQYERSVKLFQSPDTIFIPTTVILETAWVLRTLYDFQPKAICTALRKVLGLPNVRVDNGSQLALALRWHETGLDFADALHLAQCQSCETLYTFDQRFVKWAVDLKQCDVRVTLPE
- a CDS encoding KH domain-containing protein, whose product is MAEKPDYEGLVSYLMKPFLDSPEALKTDIERVTGKSRVTLRVAFSPEDRGRMFGRGGRNIQAIRTVLQATAALYDERVSLDVYGESAHKSRNDDEGGGSRRRRPPRRGGDRPAPPRKK
- a CDS encoding endonuclease/exonuclease/phosphatase family protein; its protein translation is MSRVFAFMGQPRSRFGHLLAWGLLVGVGVVTAIALISSHFGWPLYLELLSHFQRQYWGLSVLGMGTIGLTRRRLPFCLSLLCVTALTAQLLPWYLPPHFVAASEPGNYRILIANVNRQNRDFEAVLQWAQQTNPDLALFMEVDARWVEQLSPLQAELPHMAGQDRDDNFGLVLYSRYPLTTAEMVNFAADSMPSIVATTTVQGESLAIVGTHPLPPVNRQYFQSRNRQLEQLGQYLQTVELPQVVIGDFNITMWSPYYRRWQQQTGLKNVRHGFGILPSWPSAESFPPLPSWLTPWLAIPIDHGLVSPELTVGRVQIGPDIGSDHRPVVLDLMI
- the trmB gene encoding tRNA (guanosine(46)-N7)-methyltransferase TrmB, with the translated sequence MAAVRVRQHVNPLSYKYQTKVEALDWAEIYQNPHQSLHIDIGCAKGHFINQMAALQPDWNFLGLEIRAPLVDYAQQQRDRAGLTNLHFLFCNANASLAELLQTLPPDTLQQVSIQFPDPWFKKRHQKRRVVQPELVQALASFLPTGGRVILQSDVEEVAREMCDRFAENVAFQRTEPDWLATSPFPAQTDREELTLGKGLPVFRAIFIKQ
- a CDS encoding SRPBCC family protein — translated: MTDATPLETVEDTQLDPSVEELPSEGNLSIATEKLPHRHRRILASISIPCSVEQVWGILTDYENLSSFIPNLTVSRRLETDGSRTLLEQVGSQCFLNIQFCARVVLDMAEQFPHCIGFSMVEGDFKSFEGAWKLEQAEDAEQGTRLNYEITICPPRAIPAVLIERHLRHDLTQNLQAIRNYAIAANGAA